One Rhodothermus bifroesti DNA window includes the following coding sequences:
- a CDS encoding M16 family metallopeptidase yields MRRSFAERVVEVHIGTCRLYVLPVPIEQVVTLRGSFLTWPDVAAGDLLRQRLTVGMLDQGTVQRDRFELARLLEDRGAHVSFGSRGLRVEFAGRMLRRHVPEVLPLIAEQLRMPRFEAEAFEKVRLQLEAQLKQALEQTAVRARLALSRRLYSPAHPNYGTDPVEALARLAELTLEDVKAYHATHFGANELILVLVGHLQPETAVPLVEQFFADWTPHAAAPCFAPTATPQPPGRELIYVPDRQNLDVCLGHALPLRRQDPDYLPLYVGTYILGGNFSARLMTTVRDERGLTYWIHAGLEGLNTLHDGHFQIEITLSRDQLEAGLAATLQEVERFVADGVTEAELAEKKDTLTGLFQTGLSTTSGLASALLVNIERGFGPAYLDRYPEEIRALTRTQVNDAVARYLKPEMLHTVIAGSMQAS; encoded by the coding sequence ATGAGGCGCTCGTTTGCCGAACGTGTTGTTGAGGTGCACATCGGCACTTGTCGGCTTTACGTATTGCCTGTCCCCATAGAACAAGTCGTAACGCTCCGCGGGTCGTTTCTGACCTGGCCCGACGTGGCGGCTGGAGACCTACTGCGCCAGCGTTTAACCGTAGGTATGCTGGATCAGGGTACGGTGCAGCGGGACCGGTTTGAGCTGGCGCGCTTACTGGAAGATCGCGGGGCGCACGTAAGCTTTGGGAGCAGAGGGCTACGGGTAGAATTTGCTGGACGCATGCTTCGTCGGCATGTGCCTGAGGTGCTGCCGCTGATTGCTGAGCAACTCCGCATGCCACGCTTTGAGGCTGAAGCATTTGAAAAAGTCCGTCTCCAGTTAGAGGCGCAGCTTAAGCAAGCCTTGGAGCAGACAGCTGTGCGCGCCCGACTGGCCCTGAGCCGACGGCTCTACAGTCCAGCGCATCCAAACTATGGCACAGACCCCGTGGAAGCGTTGGCCCGGCTTGCCGAATTGACGCTTGAGGACGTTAAAGCCTACCACGCCACCCACTTTGGTGCCAACGAACTCATTCTGGTTTTGGTAGGCCACCTGCAGCCCGAAACCGCAGTCCCGCTCGTAGAGCAGTTTTTTGCCGATTGGACGCCCCATGCGGCAGCCCCTTGTTTTGCCCCCACAGCTACGCCACAGCCGCCCGGACGCGAGCTGATCTACGTGCCTGATCGCCAAAACCTCGATGTGTGTTTGGGGCATGCCCTGCCGCTGCGACGGCAGGATCCCGACTACTTGCCCTTGTACGTTGGCACCTACATCCTAGGCGGTAATTTTTCGGCCCGTCTTATGACTACGGTGCGAGATGAGCGGGGGCTAACCTATTGGATTCATGCTGGACTAGAGGGCCTCAATACGCTGCACGACGGGCACTTTCAGATTGAAATTACGCTTAGCCGGGATCAGCTTGAGGCAGGGTTGGCCGCAACGCTCCAAGAAGTGGAACGCTTTGTGGCCGATGGCGTGACGGAAGCCGAACTAGCCGAGAAAAAAGACACGCTGACGGGCCTGTTTCAGACCGGACTTAGTACAACAAGTGGCTTGGCGAGCGCATTGCTGGTCAACATCGAACGTGGTTTTGGTCCGGC